A single genomic interval of Bradyrhizobium sp. sBnM-33 harbors:
- the aroA gene encoding 3-phosphoshikimate 1-carboxyvinyltransferase encodes MTHSTTQTPLESRASGPLAGKVRVPGDKSISHRALILGALSVGETRISGLLEGEDVLNTAKSMQALGAQVERTGPFAWQVRGVGVAGFAQPASPLDFGNSGTGCRLVMGAVAGCPITAVFDGDASLRSRPMRRILDPLELMGAKAGEIKEGGRLPLTLHGARDPVPILYRTPVASAQIKSAVLLAGLAAPGVTTVIEQEASRDHTELMLKHFGADIVSVTEGSHGRKIALTGQPELHGADVVVPADPSSAAFPIVAALIVDGSDVTFSDVMTNPLRTGLLTTLREMGAAIEESEVRGDAGEPMARLRVRASKLRGVEVPPERAPSMIDEYLVLAVAASFAEGTTIMRGLQELRVKESDRLEATAAMLRVNGVRVEIAGDDLIVEGRGHVPGGGLVATHMDHRIAMSALVMGLAADKPVKVDDTAFIATSFPDFIPMMRSLGAEFS; translated from the coding sequence TTGACCCATTCAACCACCCAGACCCCGCTGGAATCCCGTGCCAGCGGTCCCTTGGCCGGGAAAGTCCGCGTTCCCGGCGACAAGTCGATTTCGCACCGCGCACTCATCCTGGGGGCACTTTCGGTCGGCGAAACCAGGATCTCGGGCCTGCTCGAGGGCGAGGACGTCCTCAACACCGCCAAATCGATGCAGGCGCTGGGCGCCCAGGTCGAGCGAACAGGGCCATTTGCCTGGCAGGTCAGGGGCGTGGGCGTGGCAGGCTTCGCCCAGCCGGCTTCTCCGCTCGATTTCGGCAATTCCGGTACCGGGTGCCGGCTGGTGATGGGGGCTGTGGCCGGCTGCCCGATCACGGCCGTGTTCGACGGCGATGCCTCGCTGCGCTCTCGCCCGATGCGCCGGATCCTCGATCCCCTGGAATTGATGGGGGCCAAAGCCGGGGAGATCAAGGAAGGCGGCCGCCTGCCGCTGACGCTGCATGGCGCCCGCGATCCCGTGCCGATCCTGTATCGCACGCCGGTGGCCTCGGCTCAGATCAAATCGGCGGTGCTGCTGGCGGGACTTGCCGCGCCCGGCGTTACGACCGTCATCGAGCAGGAAGCCAGCCGCGACCACACCGAGCTGATGCTGAAACATTTCGGCGCAGATATCGTCTCAGTCACGGAAGGAAGCCACGGCCGCAAGATCGCGCTCACCGGCCAGCCCGAACTGCACGGCGCTGACGTGGTGGTGCCTGCCGATCCATCCTCGGCGGCATTCCCGATCGTCGCGGCGCTGATTGTCGACGGCTCCGACGTGACCTTCTCCGACGTGATGACCAACCCGTTGCGCACCGGCTTGCTCACGACGCTGCGCGAGATGGGCGCCGCCATCGAGGAAAGCGAGGTCCGCGGCGACGCTGGCGAGCCGATGGCCCGCTTGCGCGTGCGCGCCTCAAAACTGCGCGGCGTCGAGGTGCCGCCGGAGCGCGCGCCGTCGATGATCGACGAATATCTGGTGCTCGCGGTCGCAGCCTCCTTCGCCGAAGGCACCACCATCATGCGCGGCCTGCAGGAACTACGCGTCAAAGAGTCCGACCGGCTCGAGGCAACCGCCGCCATGCTGCGCGTCAACGGCGTCAGGGTCGAGATCGCGGGCGATGATTTAATCGTCGAGGGCCGCGGCCACGTGCCCGGCGGCGGTCTCGTCGCCACTCACATGGATCACCGTATTGCGATGTCGGCGCTGGTGATGGGGCTTGCGGCCGACAAGCCGGTCAAGGTCGACGACACCGCCTTCATCGCCACCAGCTTTCCGGATTTCATCCCGATGATGCGCTCGCTCGGAGCGGAGTTTTCATGA
- the ugpB gene encoding sn-glycerol-3-phosphate ABC transporter substrate-binding protein UgpB — MAFRQFGPAAAVTVALAFATPAHAVTEIQWWHAMTGGNNDIVNKLAEEFNASQSDYKVVPSYKGSYPDTMNAGIAAFRAGNAPHIMQVFEVGTATMMSATGAIKPVYQLMKDAGEPFDPKAYLPTITGYYSTSKGEMLSFPFNSSSMVMWINKDELKKAGVTEIPKTWPEVFDAAKKLKAAGHATCGFSNAWASWAHIEQFSAWHNVPIGTKANGLDGFDTELKFNSPLHVRHLQNLVDLQKDKTYDYGGRTSTNEARFGSGECAIFLTSSGYYATAKGTAKFDFTSAPMPYYPDVPGAPQNSIIGGASLWVMGGKKPEEYKGVAKFFTFLSDTNRQAKLHQESGYLPITKAAYEKSIKDGFYEKNPTLQTPLKELTNKEPTENSRGLRFGNMVQMRDLWSEEIEAALAGKKSAKEALDAAVARGNAMLRAFEKTAK, encoded by the coding sequence ATGGCATTTCGACAATTTGGCCCAGCCGCGGCAGTTACTGTCGCGCTGGCGTTCGCAACACCTGCCCACGCTGTGACGGAGATCCAGTGGTGGCACGCCATGACCGGCGGCAACAACGACATCGTCAACAAGCTTGCCGAGGAATTCAACGCCAGCCAGTCCGACTACAAGGTCGTGCCGTCCTACAAGGGCAGCTATCCCGACACCATGAACGCCGGCATCGCCGCCTTCCGCGCCGGCAACGCGCCGCACATCATGCAGGTGTTCGAGGTCGGCACCGCCACCATGATGAGCGCTACCGGCGCCATCAAGCCGGTTTACCAGCTCATGAAGGATGCCGGCGAGCCGTTCGATCCCAAGGCGTACCTGCCGACCATCACCGGCTACTACTCGACCTCCAAAGGCGAGATGCTGTCGTTCCCCTTCAACTCGTCTTCCATGGTGATGTGGATCAACAAGGACGAATTGAAAAAGGCCGGGGTCACCGAAATCCCGAAGACGTGGCCGGAAGTGTTTGACGCCGCCAAGAAGCTGAAGGCGGCGGGGCATGCGACCTGCGGCTTCTCCAACGCCTGGGCAAGCTGGGCGCATATCGAGCAGTTCTCGGCTTGGCACAACGTGCCGATCGGCACCAAGGCCAACGGCCTCGATGGTTTCGATACCGAGCTGAAGTTCAACTCGCCGCTGCACGTGAGGCACCTGCAGAACCTGGTCGATCTGCAGAAGGACAAGACCTACGACTATGGCGGCCGCACCAGCACCAACGAAGCCCGCTTCGGCTCCGGCGAATGCGCGATCTTCCTGACCTCGTCGGGCTACTACGCCACCGCCAAGGGCACGGCCAAGTTCGACTTCACCTCGGCGCCGATGCCCTACTACCCTGATGTCCCCGGCGCCCCGCAGAACTCGATCATCGGCGGCGCATCGCTCTGGGTGATGGGCGGCAAGAAGCCGGAAGAATACAAGGGCGTCGCAAAGTTCTTCACTTTCCTGTCGGATACCAACCGCCAGGCCAAGCTGCATCAGGAGTCCGGCTATCTGCCGATCACCAAGGCGGCCTACGAGAAGTCGATCAAGGACGGCTTCTACGAGAAGAACCCGACCTTGCAGACTCCCTTGAAGGAACTCACCAACAAGGAGCCGACCGAGAATTCGCGCGGTCTGCGCTTCGGCAACATGGTGCAGATGCGCGACCTCTGGTCTGAGGAGATCGAGGCGGCGCTGGCCGGCAAGAAGTCCGCGAAGGAAGCCCTCGATGCCGCCGTCGCCCGCGGCAATGCGATGTTGCGCGCCTTCGAGAAGACTGCAAAGTAA
- a CDS encoding organic hydroperoxide resistance protein has translation MSVNVLYRTSAKATGGRDGHAATLDGALDVKLATPKELGGGGGAGNNPEQLFAAGYAACFIGAMKFVASQGGPKVPADASVTSTVGIGPRSAGGFGLDVELAVSLPGVPKAEAEALVAKAHQVCPYSNATRGNVDVRLTVV, from the coding sequence ATGTCCGTGAACGTGCTCTACAGGACCAGCGCCAAGGCCACCGGCGGCCGCGATGGCCACGCCGCCACCCTCGACGGCGCACTCGACGTCAAGCTCGCCACCCCGAAAGAGCTCGGCGGCGGCGGTGGCGCCGGCAACAATCCCGAACAGTTGTTCGCGGCCGGCTATGCCGCCTGCTTCATCGGCGCGATGAAATTCGTAGCTTCCCAGGGCGGCCCGAAGGTGCCGGCGGACGCCTCGGTGACCTCCACCGTCGGCATCGGCCCGCGCTCGGCCGGCGGCTTTGGCCTCGACGTCGAACTCGCCGTCTCCCTGCCCGGCGTTCCCAAGGCTGAAGCGGAAGCTCTCGTCGCCAAGGCCCACCAGGTGTGCCCCTATTCCAACGCCACCCGCGGCAATGTCGACGTGCGCCTGACCGTCGTCTGA
- a CDS encoding MarR family winged helix-turn-helix transcriptional regulator has product MARKHAADLPLKLDNQLCFAVYSTAHAFNRVYKPLLDRLGLTYPQYLVMLVLWERDGVPVKDIGERLHLDSGTLTPLLKRLEAAELIKRTRSTEDERQVLIALTPKGEALREKARAVPQAILAASACSVGELVAMKNEIVALRDRLNAVAGE; this is encoded by the coding sequence ATGGCCAGAAAACACGCGGCCGACCTGCCGCTGAAACTCGACAATCAGCTCTGCTTTGCGGTGTATTCCACCGCGCACGCGTTCAACCGCGTCTACAAGCCGCTGCTCGACCGGCTCGGCCTGACCTACCCGCAATACCTGGTCATGCTGGTGCTGTGGGAGCGCGACGGCGTACCGGTGAAAGATATCGGTGAGCGGCTGCACCTGGATTCCGGCACGCTGACGCCGCTGCTCAAGCGGTTGGAGGCGGCCGAACTGATCAAGCGGACACGCAGCACCGAGGACGAGCGGCAGGTGCTGATCGCCCTGACACCAAAGGGCGAAGCGCTGCGGGAGAAAGCGAGAGCTGTGCCACAGGCGATCCTGGCGGCGTCAGCCTGCTCGGTCGGCGAACTCGTAGCGATGAAGAACGAGATCGTCGCGCTGCGCGATCGATTGAATGCGGTGGCAGGGGAGTAA
- a CDS encoding CaiB/BaiF CoA transferase family protein, which translates to MSSPGAMTGLRVIDLTRVLGGPYCTQILADHGADVIKVEPPAGDEVRDWGPPFHEEDAAYFVGINRNKRSIGLDLASEDGRAVLMKLLETADVLIENFKPGTLDKWGIGNDVLRAKFPKLVHCRISGFGADGPRGGNPGYDAIIQAMTGMIAATGSPESGPMRIGVPLVDITTGLYAAIGILMALSERQRSGLGQFLETTLYETGLAIMHPHTANYFMHGKPPSLTGNEHPNLVPYAIFPTKTDDIFIGVGNDGTFRKLAKEIGKPELGTDPRFARNKDRIANREALRAELAAVFSQHEAEPLCNRLLAAGLPAGPVQKIDQALTNPHTLHRGDIIEKDWYKGVASPIRLERTKPSLRRTPPKFSQHTSEVLGEFGYSKGEIEALVANGAVCGSERKR; encoded by the coding sequence ATGAGTTCTCCCGGCGCAATGACCGGCCTGCGCGTGATCGATCTGACGCGCGTGCTCGGCGGCCCCTATTGCACGCAAATCCTCGCTGACCACGGCGCTGACGTGATCAAGGTCGAGCCGCCGGCCGGCGACGAGGTGCGCGACTGGGGTCCTCCGTTCCACGAGGAGGACGCGGCCTATTTCGTCGGGATCAACCGCAACAAGCGCTCGATCGGCCTCGACCTCGCGTCCGAAGACGGGCGCGCGGTGCTGATGAAGCTACTGGAGACGGCCGACGTCCTGATCGAGAATTTCAAGCCGGGCACGCTCGACAAATGGGGCATTGGCAACGACGTCTTGCGCGCGAAGTTTCCAAAGCTGGTGCACTGCCGGATTTCCGGCTTCGGCGCCGATGGCCCGCGCGGCGGCAATCCCGGCTATGACGCAATCATCCAGGCAATGACCGGCATGATCGCGGCCACCGGCTCGCCCGAAAGCGGCCCGATGCGGATCGGCGTTCCCCTGGTCGACATCACCACCGGGCTTTACGCGGCGATCGGTATCCTGATGGCGCTGTCGGAGCGGCAGCGTTCGGGTCTCGGCCAGTTTCTCGAAACCACGCTGTATGAAACCGGGCTTGCGATCATGCATCCGCACACCGCGAACTATTTCATGCATGGCAAGCCGCCGTCGCTCACCGGAAACGAGCACCCGAATCTCGTTCCTTACGCGATCTTTCCGACCAAGACCGATGATATCTTCATCGGTGTCGGCAATGACGGCACCTTCCGCAAGCTCGCCAAGGAAATCGGCAAGCCCGAACTCGGCACCGATCCGCGCTTTGCCCGCAACAAGGACCGTATCGCCAACCGCGAGGCGCTGCGCGCCGAGCTTGCCGCCGTGTTCAGCCAGCACGAGGCCGAGCCGCTGTGCAATCGGCTGCTGGCAGCCGGCCTGCCGGCGGGTCCGGTGCAGAAGATCGACCAGGCGCTGACCAATCCGCATACGCTGCATCGCGGCGATATCATCGAAAAGGACTGGTACAAGGGCGTCGCCTCTCCGATTCGGCTGGAGCGGACCAAGCCCAGCCTGCGCCGCACGCCGCCGAAATTCAGCCAGCACACATCGGAGGTGCTGGGCGAGTTCGGCTACTCGAAGGGCGAGATCGAGGCGCTGGTCGCCAACGGCGCGGTCTGCGGCTCCGAACGCAAGCGCTGA
- a CDS encoding DUF1150 family protein: MSDVSVTFEPEKVSVEALAHLGEGHIAYVKQVRSEDVPGLFPQAPKIAPGLKLFALHAADGTPIMLTDSREAAIANAWSNELQAVSVH; encoded by the coding sequence ATGAGTGACGTGAGTGTGACCTTCGAACCCGAAAAAGTTTCCGTTGAGGCACTGGCCCATCTTGGTGAAGGCCATATCGCCTACGTGAAACAAGTCCGTTCCGAGGATGTGCCGGGACTGTTTCCGCAGGCGCCGAAAATCGCGCCGGGGCTGAAACTGTTCGCGCTGCATGCCGCCGACGGCACCCCGATCATGCTGACCGACAGCCGCGAAGCGGCGATCGCCAACGCATGGAGCAACGAGCTTCAGGCCGTCAGCGTGCACTGA
- a CDS encoding Hsp20 family protein, with the protein MSRVPSLSSPFLLGFDEIERALDRVVKGADGYPPYNIERCDRANGQPERLRITLAVAGFTRDQLDVTIEENQLVIRGRQQDDKARQYIHRGIAARHFQRTFVLAEGMQVLGADLKNGLLSIDLARPEPERVVKTIAINEHE; encoded by the coding sequence ATGTCTCGTGTTCCTTCGTTATCAAGTCCGTTCCTGCTTGGGTTCGACGAAATCGAGCGTGCGCTCGATCGCGTCGTCAAAGGCGCCGACGGCTATCCTCCCTACAACATCGAGCGGTGTGACCGCGCCAACGGCCAACCCGAACGGTTGCGCATCACGCTGGCGGTGGCGGGTTTTACCCGTGACCAACTCGATGTGACCATTGAGGAAAACCAGCTCGTGATCCGGGGCCGCCAGCAGGACGATAAGGCCCGGCAATATATCCATCGCGGCATCGCCGCCCGCCATTTCCAGCGCACATTCGTGCTGGCGGAGGGGATGCAGGTGCTGGGCGCGGATTTGAAAAACGGGCTGTTGTCGATCGACCTTGCCAGGCCGGAACCTGAAAGGGTCGTTAAGACAATCGCTATCAATGAGCACGAATAA
- a CDS encoding sn-glycerol-3-phosphate import ATP-binding protein UgpC, whose amino-acid sequence MANVTLRNVRKTYLGGFEAIKGIDFEVSDGQFCVLVGPSGCGKSTLLRMVAGLETITGGEIDIGGRIVNQIEPAERDIAMVFQNYALYPHMTVYNNMAYGLRNRRMAEGEIKTRVQEAARILELGAMLDRKPRQLSGGQRQRVAMGRAIVRQPKVFLFDEPLSNLDAKLRIAMRVEIRKLQRRLSTTSIYVTHDQLEAMTLADILVVMNGGQVEQIGNPLDIYQKPATTFVASFIGAPPMNLMPLRSELKSQLADDARAAEAGIIGIRPEDFVISNQTVSGGVALGLTVEAIERVGAETFVYGTRQQEMQGVAATPGELPPGEIIVRIPGAVGPAIGERIRAVAAPDKLHLFTADGRKRI is encoded by the coding sequence ATGGCCAACGTAACCCTCCGCAACGTTCGCAAAACGTATCTTGGCGGCTTCGAGGCCATCAAGGGCATCGACTTTGAGGTCAGCGACGGCCAGTTCTGCGTGCTGGTCGGCCCGTCCGGCTGCGGCAAGTCCACGCTGCTGCGCATGGTCGCGGGGCTGGAAACCATCACCGGCGGCGAGATTGACATCGGCGGGCGCATCGTCAACCAGATCGAGCCGGCCGAGCGCGACATTGCGATGGTATTCCAGAACTACGCGCTTTACCCCCACATGACCGTCTACAACAACATGGCATACGGTCTGCGCAATCGCCGCATGGCCGAGGGCGAGATCAAGACGCGCGTCCAGGAAGCCGCGCGCATTCTCGAGCTCGGCGCAATGCTCGACCGCAAGCCGCGGCAATTATCGGGCGGCCAGCGCCAGCGCGTGGCGATGGGCCGTGCCATCGTGCGGCAGCCAAAAGTCTTTCTGTTCGACGAACCGCTGTCGAACCTCGATGCGAAGCTGCGCATCGCCATGCGCGTCGAAATCCGCAAATTGCAGCGTCGGCTGTCCACGACGTCGATCTACGTCACCCATGACCAACTCGAGGCAATGACGCTGGCCGACATTCTCGTCGTGATGAACGGCGGCCAGGTCGAGCAGATCGGCAATCCGCTGGACATCTACCAGAAGCCCGCCACCACCTTCGTTGCCTCCTTCATTGGCGCTCCGCCGATGAATCTGATGCCGCTGCGCTCCGAATTGAAATCGCAACTGGCCGACGATGCCCGCGCCGCCGAAGCCGGCATCATCGGCATCCGGCCTGAGGATTTTGTCATCTCGAACCAAACGGTGTCCGGTGGCGTGGCGCTCGGCCTCACCGTGGAAGCGATCGAGCGCGTTGGCGCCGAGACCTTCGTCTACGGGACGCGGCAGCAGGAGATGCAGGGGGTCGCCGCCACCCCGGGCGAACTGCCGCCGGGGGAAATCATCGTGCGCATTCCCGGCGCTGTCGGCCCCGCCATCGGCGAGCGAATCAGGGCCGTCGCCGCGCCCGACAAGCTGCATCTGTTTACCGCCGATGGAAGGAAGCGCATTTGA
- a CDS encoding TIGR02300 family protein produces MAKSDLGTKRICPTTGKKFYDLNKSPVISPYTGEVVPIAPIAPPRAARGDAARAAAAASATAAADMPEAAEAEELVSLEEADAEENTGKVKAVVPESEDDIEIDETIEDDDDDDSTFIPDEEEGDEDVTDIIGDVGGDEET; encoded by the coding sequence GTGGCCAAATCCGATCTCGGAACCAAGCGTATTTGCCCGACGACGGGTAAGAAGTTCTATGACCTGAACAAGAGCCCGGTGATTTCGCCCTACACCGGCGAGGTCGTTCCGATTGCCCCGATCGCGCCGCCGCGGGCTGCCCGTGGCGATGCCGCGCGCGCTGCTGCTGCCGCTTCGGCCACTGCCGCTGCCGACATGCCGGAGGCCGCCGAGGCCGAAGAGTTGGTCTCGCTTGAGGAGGCTGACGCCGAGGAGAACACCGGCAAGGTGAAGGCCGTGGTTCCCGAATCGGAAGACGATATCGAGATCGACGAGACCATCGAGGACGATGACGACGACGATTCCACCTTCATTCCGGACGAGGAAGAGGGCGATGAGGACGTCACCGACATCATCGGCGACGTCGGAGGCGACGAAGAGACTTGA
- the cmk gene encoding (d)CMP kinase gives MIIAIDGPAASGKGTLGKRLAHHYGYRHLDTGVIYRAVAKALLDEGFDLTDEARAVAVAMELDPEKFGHPELKTQRIGDAASVVSAIPSVREALVNFQRQFAADPPGAVLDGRDIGTVICPNADVKIFVVADAQVRAHRRTLEARARGEEADEAAVLADILKRDERDRNRAAAPLKAADDAHILDNSNLDIEAGVRAAIAIVEAVRAQRK, from the coding sequence ATGATCATCGCCATCGACGGGCCGGCAGCTTCCGGCAAGGGCACGCTCGGCAAACGTCTCGCCCATCATTACGGCTACCGCCATCTCGACACCGGCGTGATCTATCGCGCGGTGGCGAAGGCGTTGCTGGACGAGGGCTTTGATCTCACCGACGAAGCGCGGGCAGTGGCGGTCGCGATGGAGCTCGATCCCGAGAAGTTTGGGCATCCCGAGCTGAAGACGCAGCGGATCGGCGATGCCGCCTCGGTGGTGTCGGCGATCCCCAGCGTGCGCGAGGCGCTGGTCAATTTTCAGCGCCAGTTCGCGGCCGATCCGCCGGGCGCCGTGCTCGACGGGCGCGACATCGGAACCGTGATCTGCCCGAATGCCGATGTGAAGATTTTCGTGGTCGCCGATGCGCAGGTGCGGGCCCACCGCCGGACGCTGGAAGCCCGCGCGCGGGGCGAGGAAGCTGACGAGGCGGCGGTGCTGGCCGACATCCTCAAGCGCGATGAGCGGGACCGCAATCGAGCCGCCGCGCCGCTGAAAGCGGCCGACGACGCGCATATCCTGGATAATTCCAATCTCGACATCGAGGCCGGCGTCCGCGCCGCGATTGCCATCGTCGAGGCCGTCCGCGCCCAGCGAAAATAA
- the ugpA gene encoding sn-glycerol-3-phosphate ABC transporter permease UgpA, whose translation MEKSTVFNNRLLPYLLLLPQLVITVVFFYWPASQAIWQSFLREDAFGLVSEYVGLENYQALFAQPEYYRSMLTTVVFSTLVAALSLSIALLFATQADKNLKAAPAYKTLMIWPYAVAPAVAGVLWFFMFQPSLGMLARPLRGMGLDWNPLLNENHAMMLVVMASVWKQISYNFLFFLAGLQSIPRSVIEAGAIDGAGPLRRFWTIIFPLLSPTTFFLLVVNVVYVFFDTFGIIDAVTGGGPAGATTTMVYKVYADGRLGGDLGGSAAQSVVLMVIVIALTAIQFRYVERKVQY comes from the coding sequence ATGGAAAAGTCCACCGTCTTCAACAACCGACTGCTGCCTTATCTACTGCTGCTGCCGCAGCTCGTCATCACGGTTGTCTTCTTCTATTGGCCGGCAAGCCAGGCGATCTGGCAGTCCTTCCTGCGCGAGGACGCGTTCGGTCTCGTCTCCGAATATGTCGGGCTGGAAAATTATCAGGCGCTGTTCGCTCAGCCGGAATATTACCGCTCGATGCTGACGACGGTGGTCTTCTCGACGCTGGTTGCGGCGCTGTCGCTCTCGATCGCGCTGTTGTTCGCAACTCAGGCCGACAAGAACCTGAAGGCCGCGCCCGCTTACAAGACGCTGATGATCTGGCCCTATGCGGTGGCGCCCGCGGTAGCCGGCGTGCTCTGGTTCTTCATGTTCCAGCCCTCGCTCGGCATGCTGGCGCGTCCGCTGCGCGGCATGGGCCTCGACTGGAATCCGCTGCTTAACGAGAACCACGCCATGATGCTGGTGGTGATGGCGTCGGTGTGGAAACAGATCTCCTACAATTTCCTGTTCTTCCTCGCCGGCCTGCAATCGATCCCGAGGAGCGTGATCGAGGCCGGCGCCATCGACGGCGCCGGGCCGTTGCGCCGCTTCTGGACCATCATCTTTCCGCTGCTATCGCCGACGACGTTCTTCCTGCTGGTGGTCAATGTCGTCTACGTCTTCTTCGACACGTTTGGCATTATCGACGCCGTTACCGGCGGCGGACCCGCCGGCGCCACCACCACCATGGTCTACAAGGTCTATGCCGACGGCCGTCTCGGCGGCGACCTCGGCGGCTCGGCTGCGCAGTCGGTCGTACTGATGGTCATCGTGATCGCGCTGACCGCGATCCAGTTCCGCTACGTCGAACGCAAGGTGCAGTACTGA
- a CDS encoding GIY-YIG nuclease family protein, whose amino-acid sequence MKYVYIPESFDSEHFYVGITEELRARLAKHNAGEVPHTSKYGPWRPRTYIAFSDEQCARAFEKYLKSGSGRAFAKKHF is encoded by the coding sequence ATGAAATACGTCTACATCCCCGAAAGTTTCGACTCCGAGCATTTCTACGTCGGCATCACCGAAGAGCTACGTGCTCGCTTGGCAAAGCATAATGCTGGGGAAGTGCCTCATACCTCCAAGTACGGGCCTTGGCGGCCCAGAACCTACATCGCGTTTAGCGATGAGCAGTGCGCCCGCGCGTTCGAGAAGTATCTGAAGTCAGGCTCCGGCAGGGCATTTGCAAAGAAGCACTTCTGA
- the ugpE gene encoding sn-glycerol-3-phosphate ABC transporter permease UgpE — protein MVEHRPLTDFIAYAILTLGVFIVAFPVYLALIASTHDAATVVGGHMPATPGSRTLENYYRAIFVGGARTSREPVANMLINSFVSAIGIAVGKIFISILSAYAVVYFRFAFRKTAFWIIFITLMLPVEVRIYPTYKVVADLRMLDTYAGLILPLIASATGTLLFRQFFMTVPDELLEASRIDGAGPFRFFWDTLLPLSVTTMAALFVIQFIYGWNQYLWPLLITTQDSMQTIVIGIKKMLVTTDELAEWQLAMATAVLAMLPPVAVVIFMQRLFVRGLVQTEK, from the coding sequence ATGGTCGAGCACCGCCCGCTCACCGATTTCATCGCCTACGCCATCCTGACGCTTGGCGTGTTCATTGTCGCTTTTCCGGTTTATCTCGCGCTGATCGCCTCGACCCATGACGCGGCGACCGTGGTCGGCGGCCACATGCCGGCAACACCCGGCAGCCGCACGCTGGAGAATTATTATCGCGCCATTTTCGTCGGCGGCGCGCGCACCAGCCGCGAGCCTGTGGCCAACATGCTGATCAACTCCTTCGTCTCGGCGATCGGCATTGCGGTGGGCAAGATCTTCATCTCGATCCTGTCCGCTTACGCAGTGGTCTATTTCCGCTTTGCCTTCCGCAAGACTGCGTTCTGGATCATCTTCATCACGCTGATGCTGCCGGTCGAAGTGCGCATCTACCCGACCTACAAGGTCGTTGCCGACCTGCGCATGCTCGACACCTATGCCGGGCTCATCCTACCGCTGATTGCATCCGCGACCGGCACGCTGCTGTTCCGGCAATTCTTCATGACGGTGCCGGATGAACTGCTGGAAGCCTCGCGCATCGACGGCGCCGGACCTTTCCGCTTCTTTTGGGATACGCTCTTGCCGCTGTCGGTGACGACCATGGCGGCGCTATTCGTGATCCAGTTCATCTATGGCTGGAATCAATATCTCTGGCCGCTTTTGATCACGACGCAGGATTCGATGCAGACCATCGTGATTGGCATCAAGAAGATGCTGGTGACGACCGACGAGCTCGCCGAATGGCAGCTCGCGATGGCGACCGCGGTCCTCGCCATGCTGCCGCCGGTCGCGGTCGTCATATTCATGCAGCGGCTGTTCGTGCGCGGCCTGGTCCAGACGGAAAAATGA